A stretch of DNA from Candidatus Polarisedimenticolaceae bacterium:
GCTCCTGGATCGGGAGCTGGATCTCGTCTCGACCGGGGAGCTGCTTGACGCTCCCGCGGAAATTGTCGGCGTCGAGCTCGAGCCACGACGGGACGCCGCGACCCTTCGCCGTGTCGAGGCACATCTTGATCGCCTCGTTCTTGCGGCTCGACTCGTGCAGCACGATCACGTCGCCCGCGTCCACGAGGGCGGACGGGACGTTGACGTTGCCGCCGTTGACCTGGAAGTGCCCGTGCGCCACCAGCTGGCGGGCCATCGCGCGCGACGACGCGAACCCGAGCCGGTACACCACGTTGTCCATGCGGCGCTCGAGCATCTGCAGCAGGTTCGCACCCGTGATGCCCTTGCGACGCGCGGCCTTCTGGAAGTAGTTCCGGAACTGCCGCTCGAGCACCCCGTACATGCGCTTGACCTTCTGCTTCTCGCGCAGCTGGATGCCGTACCCCTGGACCTTGGAGCGGCGCCGGCCGTGCTGACCGGGGGCGTAGCCCCGGCGCTCGAAGGCGCACTTCTCCTTGAAACAACGGTCGCCCTTCAGGAAGAGCTTCATCCCTTCCCGTCGGCAAAGCCGGCAGACCGCTCCGTTCATCCTCGCCACGTTCGTGCCTCCTAACCCTTAGACCCGCCGCCGCTTGGGCGGGCGGCACCCGTTGTGCGGGATCGGGGTGACGTCCTTGATCGACCGGATCTCCATGCCGGCGGCCTGCAGCGCGCGGACCGACGACTCGCGACCGGAGCCCGGGCCCTTGACCTTCACGTCGAGGGTGCGGACACCGTGCTCCTTCGCGTTGTTGGCCGCGATCGTCGCCGCGGTCTGGGCGGCGAACGGCGTCCCCTTGCGGGATCCCTTGAATCCCTGCACGCCGGCCGAGGACCACGCGACGACGTTCCCGCGGGGGTCGGTGATCGTGATGATCGTGTTGTTGAACGTCGCGTGGACGTGCGCCACGCCGTGCGGGACGTTCTTCTTTTCCTTCTTGCCGCCCTTCTTCCCGGCGGCCTTCTGAGCCTTGGCCATCGCCTAACCCTTCTTTCCGGTGGCGGTCTTCTTCTTGCCCGCGATCGCGCGACGCGGACCGCGCCGGGTCCGCGCGTTCGTGTGCGTGCGCTGGCCCCGGACGGGCAGGTTGCGCCGGTGCCGCATCCCGCGATACGACCCGATCTCGATCAGGCGCTTCACGTCGAGGGAGGTCGCCTTGCGCAGGTCCCCCTCCACACGCCCTTCCTGGTTGATCACCCGAGTGATGCGGACCACCTCGTCTTCCGAGAGGTCCTTCACCTTCGTCGAGAGGTCGACCT
This window harbors:
- the rpsK gene encoding 30S ribosomal protein S11, producing MAKAQKAAGKKGGKKEKKNVPHGVAHVHATFNNTIITITDPRGNVVAWSSAGVQGFKGSRKGTPFAAQTAATIAANNAKEHGVRTLDVKVKGPGSGRESSVRALQAAGMEIRSIKDVTPIPHNGCRPPKRRRV
- the rpsM gene encoding 30S ribosomal protein S13, which codes for MARIAGVDLPPSKRVEIGLTYIYGIGRHRATSILEKAKVDLSTKVKDLSEDEVVRITRVINQEGRVEGDLRKATSLDVKRLIEIGSYRGMRHRRNLPVRGQRTHTNARTRRGPRRAIAGKKKTATGKKG
- the rpsD gene encoding 30S ribosomal protein S4, giving the protein MNGAVCRLCRREGMKLFLKGDRCFKEKCAFERRGYAPGQHGRRRSKVQGYGIQLREKQKVKRMYGVLERQFRNYFQKAARRKGITGANLLQMLERRMDNVVYRLGFASSRAMARQLVAHGHFQVNGGNVNVPSALVDAGDVIVLHESSRKNEAIKMCLDTAKGRGVPSWLELDADNFRGSVKQLPGRDEIQLPIQEQLIVELYSK